CTGGAAGTTCTCCATGCATTTCCCCAATATCCCGATAAAAATCATGACAAGTTGCGCTGATCTAGCGCTACGTCACAGTGGGATCGATGTGGCGATTTGGCAAGGTGAAGAGATGGGAAACTCAGAGGGGTTGTTAAAAGAGTTGTTATTGCAAGAAGCGGTTTATCCTTATTGCTCACCATTACTTGCGGAGCACTTAGCCTTCACGGAAGCAGCGCAGTTATTGCAGTGTTGGTTAATTCACTTCGATTCGAATGACTTTCCTTGGGAAACCTGGTTTGAGCTGGCTGGTATTGAGATGGATAAAAGCAAAGTGCAGTGGATGGAAGTAGGGACGTTCGATCTGGCGATGAATGCGGTGATCGCTGGCCATGGCGTCTGTTTAGCCTCTGAGAGCTTAGCGAGTGATTATGTTGAACGGGGCATGTTGGTACGCCCGTTTGATATTGGTATCACACCGGGACTAAAGTTTTGGTTGTTCTCTGACCCAGATTCCCCTCGACGCCAGCGAATAGCGACTTTTTCGGCTTGGTTACAAGGGGAGATTGCTGAGTCAGAGCATGAAGCCAGTCTTGGTACTTAGCTAGTCAGGTTATGGAATTGGATCAACATGTGCTTGGTAGAATCCATAGACTTTCTGTTCGTTATCAAAACGATACCCGAAAATCAGTAGGGAGCTATCAGGGCGCTCAGTGGCGGCTACAGGGAATACTTGAACGCTTTCACCCGAATCAGCAAGCGTATTCAAGGTGTAGATAGTGTCGTTGTTGA
This DNA window, taken from Thaumasiovibrio subtropicus, encodes the following:
- a CDS encoding LysR substrate-binding domain-containing protein, producing MDSRLRYLSGLRYFEVAARLKSYSKAAEELFVSQAAVSQKIRQLEEALGCKLFLRQGREMLLTEKGSTLYKQISHGFEHIISGLNQISSEPIDGVLTVSVPPSFAARWLMPRLWKFSMHFPNIPIKIMTSCADLALRHSGIDVAIWQGEEMGNSEGLLKELLLQEAVYPYCSPLLAEHLAFTEAAQLLQCWLIHFDSNDFPWETWFELAGIEMDKSKVQWMEVGTFDLAMNAVIAGHGVCLASESLASDYVERGMLVRPFDIGITPGLKFWLFSDPDSPRRQRIATFSAWLQGEIAESEHEASLGT